A genomic stretch from Erigeron canadensis isolate Cc75 chromosome 9, C_canadensis_v1, whole genome shotgun sequence includes:
- the LOC122583158 gene encoding uncharacterized protein LOC122583158, producing MGTEIPSWVGDPSFACLTQLTLRGCRRCKNLPTLGQLRSLQKLFIESMNGVRRLDPELHGPINSRHDVAFASLKILEFKDMQGWELWSTIGTYKDGTAESFPCLREISLTNCPNLAVVTIESIQSLQVLHIQECSVTVLTSMVGVSSSFVEISMVNIKGLTQLHREVLEHLGAVEYLSIKGCNELRYLWESESEACKYLVSLSDLRVKSCKKLVSLGEKEMNPGFALKVAKMELNNCPRLKTYICPSSIENLVIYSCGSIVALTFPTVQDPPSTLKILNISYFNNLEVSCLLSNFLSSLRYLSVFRVPNLLSFPEGCLIHLTKLTISSCDNIESIPDKGYGFLPLLCLRYLEINKCKNLKSFPYEHLQSLTYLEELWVRDCPRLDSFPCRSWPPALRVLTIGGLMKPISEWGMQNCPTSLVKLHLYGKNSGAVPFAKAEDVTNSESMALSPFILPPSLTFLQLHGFMELVSVSEGLQHLTCLEQLLIRSCPKLKDLPQTLLPLLSRLCVNSSTELRKKCGSKGKYWPIISQIPDLHLEFEELES from the coding sequence ATGGGAACAGAAATTCCTAGTTGGGTCGGAGATCCCTCATTTGCTTGCTTAACCCAGCTTACATTACGTGGTTGTAGAAGATGCAAAAATTTACCAACACTTGGGCAATTACGTTCACTTCAGAAGTTGTTCATTGAAAGCATGAATGGGGTTAGGAGACTCGATCCTGAGTTACATGGACCTATTAATTCTCGTCATGATGTTGCATTTGCATCACTTAAAATTTTGGAATTTAAAGATATGCAGGGATGGGAGCTATGGTcaactattggtacttacaaAGATGGAACAGCAGAATCTTTTCCATGTCTTCGTGAGATCTCTCTGACCAACTGTCCGAATCTAGCTGTTGTGACAATTGAATCAATACAGTCACTTCAGGTTTTACATATACAAGAATGTTCTGTAACGGTGTTAACCAGCATGGTCGGTGTGTCTTCTTCATTTGTAGAAATATCAATGGTCAACATTAAAGGACTTACTCAATTACACAGAGAAGTTTTAGAGCATCTTGGGGCAGTTGAATATCTCTCCATCAAAGGCTGTAACGAACTTAGATACTTGTGGGAGTCAGAGTCAGAGGCATGCAAGTATCTTGTGAGTTTATCAGATCTGAGAGTAAAATCTTGTAAGAAGCTGGTGTCGTTGGGAGAGAAAGAAATGAATCCGGGGTTTGCTCTGAAAGTTGCTAAAATGGAACTTAACAATTGCCCGAGACTCAAGACTTACATTTGTCCAAGTAGCATTGAAAATTTGGTTATATACAGTTGTGGTTCAATTGTAGCATTGACCTTTCCAACTGTGCAAGATCCCCCATCCACATTGAAGATTCTTAACATTAGCTATTTCAATAATCTGGAGGTTAGCTGTCTGCTCAGCAACTTCTTATCGTCACTTAGATATCTTTCCGTGTTTAGGGTGCCTAATCTTCTTTCATTTCCTGAAGGATGCTTAATTCATCTCACCAAACTGACAATTTCCAGTTGTGATAACATAGAATCCATTCCTGATAAAGGCTATGGTTTTCTTCCCCTTCTATGCCTAAGATATCTTGAGATCAATAAATGCAAGAATCTAAAATCTTTTCCATATGAGCATTTGCAAAGTCTAACTTATTTGGAAGAGCTGTGGGTAAGAGATTGTCCACGTTTGGACTCGTTTCCTTGTAGGTCGTGGCCTCCTGCCTTAAGAGTCCTAACAATAGGGGGATTAATGAAGCCGATTTCAGAGTGGGGGATGCAAAATTGCCCAACTTCACTGGTCAAATTACATTTATATGGTAAAAATTCAGGAGCGGTTCCATTTGCAAAGGCAGAAGACGTGACGAATAGCGAATCTATGGCTTTATCGCCATTTATTCTTCCCCCGTCTCTAACTTTTCTACAACTACATGGTTTTATGGAACTGGTATCAGTGTCAGAGGGTCTACAGCACCTCACTTGCCTTGAGCAACTTCTTATTCGGTCATGCCCGAAGCTTAAAGATCTGCCACAGACACTGCTTCCTTTACTTTCACGTTTGTGTGTGAATTCTTCAACAGAACTCAGAAAAAAGTGTGGTTCGAAAGGCAAGTACTGGCccatcatctcccaaattcctGACCTTCATCTAGAATTTGAAGAACTTGAAAGCTGA